The Medicago truncatula cultivar Jemalong A17 chromosome 7, MtrunA17r5.0-ANR, whole genome shotgun sequence genome includes the window GTTTTTAGATAGGTCTGTTATGCCTTAGTAACCGTTGGTTTGCCTGAGTTTTGTTTATGTTCCACTTCTCAGTTGGAGTTAGGAATcttatgggttttttttttattgagttttcCTTTTGGTGTTGAGGTGCCTACTGTTATATGGCGCCTTATTGCACTCTTTTTCCTCCTTTGCGGGACAATGTACAAAGAAGTGTTCCAGAATGTTCGATAGCCTATTTTATTATTCCATGTTTGTTGTTGTCACAGTTGTTTGCTTCATCTATATTttgctttaatttgttttattttcttttagaacATTTCACGTCATTGGTTTTTCATGTCTATTCATTCACATGTATTATTCCTCCATTGCTAATGAAATGTGTCCATTACTGTCCCGTGCGATAGCACGGGTCGACCGTCTAGTGATCATAAAGTGATACTTCCCTTaggtcttatttataagaaaaaaattaggttaacaaaagttgatgtatctgaaTTGAATTGTTAATCAGatatatcaacttttgttgaccgaATTTTCTGTAATAGTACCGGAGAGgatataaaataattagatgcgtttaatttttaaaattgaaaaaatcttatacataaatattaatatttatcattttttatttggacGATATATTGTATTAATCtattatttgttgatttttcacaatacttttttttttgtcaagttgtCTGGCGGCTAAAGAAATTCacaagtgaataagtggggtgtatGGAGGTTCGAACTTCAACCCTTACATTTATTTTCAACCCTTATATTTATGTCTAGCGAGAGAAGTTcactttataaataaataagtggaGGTTCGAACTTCAACCTTTACATATATACATTATCCTTTATCaagtgagctaagctcatggtactttttttttttttttttaagaccatagtacttattaattatagtagttaatctatattatattttacCATTTCACGTGTTTCAATTATAATCTATTactttggtaaaaatatatatataatcgtccccatgagcttagctcatttggtaagggataatgcatttatatgcaggggttggggttcgaaccccggacaccccacttattcacctttatagtgaatttctctagccgttagactacttgaccaatatatatatatatatatatatatatataatcaattactttcatttcctaatgattaaattttcatatattatgtgttatatAGCGTTAAGATGGACATTATCATTCACTCAAtaaaaagttgtcatcaaaccCCAACTTCTTTCCCTCATCTACTAAAACGGGTGATTTATGGTCCATTTTGACTTAAAATCATCGTTGTAATTcgtttttttctttccctttttattgaaataattgaatttaacatctatttcattttttattttgtgatttcgtcatcTTAGTGTGGCGTTGGTTTGTTAGTCGTttttgtgcggcgttgtttgtctttcttgtttcattTAGGTATTTGTTCGATTCAAATTGTCTGATCATCTTCGATCCAATGCAGATCCAATTAATGACTTTATCATCGTCCATGTTGCAGATCTGAAGACATGGTATTCTGGAtacatgaatatagtcatatgtgtaggctttTGTACTTTGCCATTTTATATATTAACATAAATGTTATGAGTTTGTTCACAagtcatcctttttgtttttagtgaatttgtattgtatcaatgtactctatcattttgaatgaatgattatcacttattttttttaaaaaataaatcacaataaaaaaaaaagactgacACTtacatgtttgtttttgtgtttttattgattttgttgacAAAAGATGATAAAACCGTAAAAGATACTTAAGTGAAgagtaaaattaaatgaaaaatgctacaacaaaacactatttttatataaggtcaacataaaaatttatcatatttttatggcttaaatgctcttttggttccttaactatttaatttgtatcgctttggtcccttaactaaaaaaaggattgtttgagaattttaagtttttttttagtctcgttttggtcccttttgttaggtttccgttagttttaataaaaaacttttaagtgtggacacgtgtcaccttgtcattagTTTTGGTCCCTtttgttaggtttccgttaatttttttttaatttttttaaatatatatatttaatttttttgtaaaaaattcccagaaccaatgacaaggtgacacgtgttaactctgggacacgtgtcactttgtcattggcttcgggattttttttaaaaaaaataatttttatttgtaaaaaaaaaacaaaaaaaactcagagtACATTTCTGCAGAGTACATTTTAGTATAGAGAGAGTGACTTAGACAGGCCTCAATAGTGAGGATTAAGAAATCTAGGAAGCAACTTGATGTTTGGCACTGTGTGAACTGACAGAACTATGAAGTATTTGATGTAAACCAATTGCATGAATTAATTAGTTTATGAGAGTTTGTTGACAATTGCATGAATGTAATTAGTTTATTGAGTTGGTTGgctctttcattttattttttatatataaaaatatcgaTTAAGGGAGATACGATTCGTGCAAGCTCAGGTTTCTAATTTGAACCGGAGGATGATAACGGATAAAGAGAATTCTCACTTTAGAGGAGTCGGATCCTTCTGACTAACatggataaaatatatttaaccctctGATAAGTTTCATCTCCCTAAAGCTTTAGTGTGGTCTTTGTTTGGATAGTGTCATTCGACACTCATCTTTATTAGACAACCTGATGCTCTGTAGATGATAcctaatatattttatatactttGTAAGAAAATCAATGTGTTAGGTCATAGTTCCATTTTGTAACTAGGACGATTTCTGGTGTTAATGAGAAATATGAATACGAGAAAATTATAAACTTGGAATTTAGAAATAACAATTTGTTCCAAAATGCTTTGAATTCCTCGTTCGAATTTTTCATTAACTTAAACCCTTGTTCTCCAGAGTACATTTCACTATTTGTAGACGATAAGCTTAGAAAGGAACTAAAGGGAGTTAGCGAAGATGATCTAGAGATTACTCTTGAAAAGGTGACGACGCTATTCCGATACTTGCAAGAAAAAGACATGTTTGAGAAGAATTCCAATCCTAGATTACTAAGATCCTTCTTTCACTTTACTTGTtaataccaaaaataaaaataaaagaaagacctaaaatatcttttttcaaaatgaatgaaGAAAGTACAACATAACATCATTAAGTTTACATGGTTTTTAGACATCAAATCCCGAATCAAATAAACTTGGAAGTCATTTCATTTTGCAACAAGTCAACTCCTTGAGTGTAAACCAAAACCCACCCTCCAAAGTTCGAAGATACTTCCACACAATACCAAATAATTGAGATTTGCATTcaaatcacttattttaaaacatcaaaGATCTTTTGTATTGGCCTTGAGCCTTTGAAGTTTGAGTGACTTAAGCTCATGAATGAGTTGCATCAAATTGGCATGAGAAGACCCACCAACAAGTATAGCTTTCTTTGCATTCTCACTCAAAGCTTTGGCTCTTAATCTCATCTCCTCAGATTCTTTTCCATTTTCCATCACCAAAGCAATAGCCTTTCCAATTTCTTCCCTTTTCACAACCTCACTCCCAAACTCATTCCAATTTCTCCATTCTTTAGCCCCAACAGACACCCCAATTCTCAACACATCAATAATAATcttctcattaaaaaattgatcAGCAAACAAAGGCCAACTCACCATAGATAACCCAACTTTAATGCTTTCCATTATTGTGCTCCAACCACAATGAGTCACAATTCCTCCAATAGCTTTATTTTCAAGTATCAACATTTGTGGTGCCCAACCCCATATCAAATAACCCTTATTGCTTTCTTTCACTCTCTTTTCAAACTCCTCCATAAATCCTTCACCTTCTTTATCATTATTCTTACGAACAACCCAAATGAAATCATGGCTTGAAGCTTCAAGTGCATGAGCTATTTCAATGAGTTGAGATGTTGGGAACTTGTTTAAGCTGCCAAAACTTAGATAGAGAACAGAATTCTCTTTCTTAGAGTTAAGCCATTTAAGCAAGTCATTATTTCCTTCTTCTACTTTTGTGCCTCCACTTTCGTCGTTGTCGGAAACATCTTGATTTGCCCATAATGAAACTGGTCCTATGCCCCAACACTTTGTTCCAAATGCATTCTTGTAATGCTCCTCATAAGCACCCTCGAAATCGTAAA containing:
- the LOC25498102 gene encoding soyasapogenol B glucuronide galactosyltransferase, which gives rise to MAIQSHEAEANNLKVIFIPFSATSHIIPLVEMSWLFAMHGVDSTIVTTAGNAGIFQKSIDHDFNRGRPIKTHVLEFPAKQVNLSVVTETFNTDTPLTEAAKFQEGFVMLQSLIENYLLGELEVDCIVSDLCHPWTVEVASKLGIPRIVFSPASIFSRCAELLFEKHRAHNEVESDYDKFTIVGFPHKFEMSRSQLPDWMKKPSMYGMIIKALNDSARKMYGGIFNSFYDFEGAYEEHYKNAFGTKCWGIGPVSLWANQDVSDNDESGGTKVEEGNNDLLKWLNSKKENSVLYLSFGSLNKFPTSQLIEIAHALEASSHDFIWVVRKNNDKEGEGFMEEFEKRVKESNKGYLIWGWAPQMLILENKAIGGIVTHCGWSTIMESIKVGLSMVSWPLFADQFFNEKIIIDVLRIGVSVGAKEWRNWNEFGSEVVKREEIGKAIALVMENGKESEEMRLRAKALSENAKKAILVGGSSHANLMQLIHELKSLKLQRLKANTKDL